The Verrucomicrobium spinosum DSM 4136 = JCM 18804 DNA segment CTGGGGACTGGCCACACTCTACAAGAGCGATGACAATCCGGTGCTTCAGGAGTTCGCTCTCCAGGGCCGTCTTCAACTCCAGTGGGCCGACGGTTCTTCCGACCAGGGTGACTACGGGACCGCTGACCGTCCGGATGAAGTCCTTTGGGGTGACCTGGAAGTGCGCCGCTGGCGTCTTGGCTTCAAGTCGAAGTGGTTCCGCCAGTTCAAGCTTGAAGGTCAGATTGACGTCTCGCCGAACTGGGACCCCGAGTTCTACGGCAAGATCTATGATCTGAACCTGACCTGGACCCCGTCCGAGGCATTCAACATCGGCATCGGCAAGTACAAGGCGAACTTCTTCTCCGTTGAGCAGGCCACCTCCTCGAAGGAAATCCTTACCTTTGAGCGTGCACTCCTTTCGAACACCCTCTTCACCGGCGAGCTCACGGGTGCCCGCGTGAACGGCAAGATTGACAACCTCATCTACACCGCCGGTGTTTACGCCGGTGATGATCAGCGTGAATTCACTGAATTCGACGCAGGTGTGGTTTACCAGGCCGGCATTGGCTATGACCTCACGAGCGTGACTGGGTTTGACAAGACGATCGTCAAGTTCGACTACCAGTACAGCGATGACGCCGCCAACGCTGGTGGCGGTGCGAACTATGAGCACGCCTTCTCATTCAACAGCACCTGGGAAAAAGGCCGCTTTGGCCTCTTCACGGATGTGCTTGGGGGTACTGGTCGTGGTTCGGTGAGCGACGTTTGGGGTTTCCATGTGATTCCCTCGTACTTCATCGCTGATGGTCTGCAGCTGGTGGCCCGCTATCAGTACGCAAGTGGTGACAATGACGGTCTTCGTCTTCAGAGCCGCTATGAGCGCCTTGCCTCCGATCTTACAGACGGTGGCCGCGGTGACGAATATCAGGCTGTTTACCTTGGCTTGAACTACTACCTCTACGGCCACAAGCTCAAGCTCATGGCTGGTACCGAGTACCACAACATGAGTGGCGGTGGAGACGGTGGCGACTTTGACGGCTGGACCACGCTGGTGGGTCTGCGCATGTTCTTCTAAGCTGAACTATTCTAGGGTCAGGTTGGGTTTGGTTGTTTCCAACTGGGCTTAAAAAAACAAAGGCGTGGTGGCAACACCACGCCTTTCGTGTTTTTAATGAACCACCTTGACGAAAGCGTTGCTTGGACGGGAACGCGGGAGATGATAGCGCAGAGGTGTGACTTCATCCGCCACCCTGGAAGGGCCCCGTGAGGGGCAGACCCGCAGCCTCCCTGCCTGGACGCTGGAGCTGGCTCTGCCTGCCCTGGTGCTTGTGGCGGGTGGTTATGTCATGAACCTAACCGGGGTGGACCTGAAGGTTCAGCGCCTCTTTTATTCAGCCGAGACGGGCTGGCACCTGGGTGGCAGGTTCCCCTGGCATGCGCTCTACCACTTTGGCACGTTGCCAGCCATGCTGGCGGTGCTGATGGCGCTGGGCGGCCTGATATTGAAGGTGGGGCGGCGTCTGCCCGCAGAGCGAAACTTCGCCACCGTGTATCTCGCCCTGGTGCTCGCGGTCGGGCCCGGTCTGGTGGCGAACGCCATCCTCAAGGATCACTGGGGGAGGCCGAGACCGCGTGATGTGGTCGAATTTGGCGGGCGGCACGCTTATGAACCGGCCTGGGTGCGGGATGGGAGGAGCACGGGCAAGTCCTTCCCCTGCGGGCACGCCACCATGGGTTTCTTCTTTTTCTCCTACTACTTCATCCACCGGCGCCGGAATGCGCAACTGGCGTGGGCGGGGTTGGGGGGCGGGCTGGTGCTGGGGTGGCTCATCGGGCTGGCCCGTGCAGTTCAAGGAGGTCACTTTCTCACCGACACCTGGTGGGCGATGGGGCTCATGTGGTTCACCTGTGCCGGTCTCTGGACCGGCACCCAGATACTGGAGCGACGGCAGTGGTTCGCCAGGGGTTTTGACTGGCTGTTGAAGCACCCGCGAAGCGGAGGGGCCGTT contains these protein-coding regions:
- a CDS encoding porin, with protein sequence MKLKTSLFLLTAGLLSSAHAGEVMVASGKGVEPAVQPAGSEKSIYDKIWGLATLYKSDDNPVLQEFALQGRLQLQWADGSSDQGDYGTADRPDEVLWGDLEVRRWRLGFKSKWFRQFKLEGQIDVSPNWDPEFYGKIYDLNLTWTPSEAFNIGIGKYKANFFSVEQATSSKEILTFERALLSNTLFTGELTGARVNGKIDNLIYTAGVYAGDDQREFTEFDAGVVYQAGIGYDLTSVTGFDKTIVKFDYQYSDDAANAGGGANYEHAFSFNSTWEKGRFGLFTDVLGGTGRGSVSDVWGFHVIPSYFIADGLQLVARYQYASGDNDGLRLQSRYERLASDLTDGGRGDEYQAVYLGLNYYLYGHKLKLMAGTEYHNMSGGGDGGDFDGWTTLVGLRMFF
- a CDS encoding phosphatase PAP2 family protein, which codes for MTSSATLEGPREGQTRSLPAWTLELALPALVLVAGGYVMNLTGVDLKVQRLFYSAETGWHLGGRFPWHALYHFGTLPAMLAVLMALGGLILKVGRRLPAERNFATVYLALVLAVGPGLVANAILKDHWGRPRPRDVVEFGGRHAYEPAWVRDGRSTGKSFPCGHATMGFFFFSYYFIHRRRNAQLAWAGLGGGLVLGWLIGLARAVQGGHFLTDTWWAMGLMWFTCAGLWTGTQILERRQWFARGFDWLLKHPRSGGAVVGGLVCLATTAALLATPYQRHQVVTGPDLPVKGNLKLSGTFQEGNLDIVAGTAPRMSVDASGHGMVWSVVLTGVRLRLGTVQDLPEVRYVQTRKGWFTELNQNLKLEFPLERVSEAVFTLDGTEVLLNPGSATVRQQWKFVGQGEVELVVPPDREVLVVTGAEIVVEDATGKFTHAGGRWFKPGQPPQLRLQGSMERGVIRLVGAGR